The proteins below come from a single Candidatus Afararchaeum irisae genomic window:
- a CDS encoding KH domain-containing protein, with amino-acid sequence MSQHIKIPQDRIGVIIGEGGETKREIEESAEVSLTVDSDSGSVRIDKTGDPIKGLKGSD; translated from the coding sequence ATGTCACAGCACATAAAGATACCACAGGACAGGATAGGTGTTATAATAGGAGAGGGAGGTGAGACCAAGAGAGAGATAGAGGAATCCGCCGAGGTCTCTCTCACAGTCGACTCCGACAGTGGGAGTGTCAGGATAGACAAGACAGGTGATCCCATAAAGGGTCTCAAGGGCTCCGAC